Proteins encoded within one genomic window of Anopheles gambiae chromosome 3, idAnoGambNW_F1_1, whole genome shotgun sequence:
- the LOC1278118 gene encoding ATP synthase subunit delta, mitochondrial, with translation MSFALRSARLAALARPSIRMVQSRGYADEMAFTLAAANKVFYDSANIRQVDVPSFSGAFGILPKHVPTLAVLKPGVVTVYENDGAVKKIFVSSGTVTVNEDASVQVLAEEAHPVEDLDSSACRELLSNAQTQLSSASGDKDRAEAAIAMEVAEALVKASE, from the coding sequence ATGTCGTTCGCCCTGCGTAGCGCTCGCTTGGCCGCCCTGGCCCGCCCCTCGATCCGCATGGTGCAGTCCCGCGGCTACGCCGACGAGATGGCCTTCACACTGGCCGCCGCGAACAAGGTGTTCTACGACAGTGCCAACATCCGGCAGGTCGATGTGCCCTCGTTCAGCGGTGCGTTCGGTATCCTGCCGAAGCATGTGCCGACGCTGGCCGTCCTGAAGCCGGGCGTCGTCACCGTGTACGAGAACGATGGCGCGGTGAAGAAGATCTTCGTCTCCAGCGGCACCGTCACCGTGAACGAGGATGCCTCCGTGCAGGTGCTGGCGGAGGAAGCGCACCCCGTGGAAGACCTCGACTCGTCCGCCTGCCGGGAGCTGCTCTCGAACGCCCAGACCCAGCTGTCCTCCGCCTCGGGCGATAAGGACCGCGCGGAAGCTGCCATCGCCATGGAAGTCGCGGAAGCGCTTGTCAAGGCGTCCGAATAA